A segment of the Sanyastnella coralliicola genome:
TTGGTAGGAACCTTATTTTCCTCGATGTACTGGTCAATCATTTCTTTGCTCCAGTCAACGAGGGGATTGAATTTCAGCGTGTTGGTCATTGCATCACGTTGATATTTTGGGGTGTCTTGTCGATTTTCTGATTGTTCAGCTCGTAGTCCGGTCACCCAGACCTCCGCTTGTGCTAATGCTCTTTTCAGCGGCTGGATTTTTCGCACAGCGCAGCATGCTTTTCGCGCTTCCACGCTAGTGTAAAAGCCATTAATACCATATGAATCAACGAAGTCTTCTACCGCAGAAGCTTGGGGAGAATAAACCTTGATGGCTTGGTCTAATAATCGTTGGGTGCGCTCGAGTAACTCATAGTACTGTGGGAAGTGCCTTCCTGTATCTAAGGTGGCAATCGTCACCGGCCAATTGTTTTGAGCAATCAAGTGGGTAATGACTTGATCTTCCTCTCCCAATGATGAGGTGAAAACCAGTGACGAGTGCTCGCCGATGACTTGTTGGAAATCACTGCGAAGTTGTTTAATGGCGGTCATTAATTCCATGAGCGTCCTTTTTTAGTTCGAACTGAGAATCGCTCCCATACGCGTTCGTGGAAGTAGTAGAGAATCATTTTACTCACCACTTCGATTCCTCCAATGGAGAGTGCTAATTCCAAGGTACCGGTGATCAGCCAAGAGATAACTATGGTGTCAATGGTACCTAGAATTCGCCACGAGAGGGTCTTCAAAAATGAATGCCAAGGAGAACGTGCTTCGCCGTTCTCTGGCAACGATCTTTCTATCGTTTTATCGAGGAACATGGCACAAAAATAGTAATACCCTATAGAAATACTAGGGTAAATAGATTATTAGTTCGGGTTATGAGGTGCGAATCTATCCTTTGGCTATGTCTGCCAGCGTTTTACGCTCTAGAATGAGGAGCGTGGCATCCCGTACTTCCGCCATGACGCCATTCAATCCACAACCATCTTCGGTGCAGTGTTCACATGGTTCATAGAAGTTGAGGCTTACACAGGGGAGAAGTGCGATCGGGCCATCTATGAGCCGAATAACTTTAGAAAGTGGCACTTCCTTCGGAGACTTGATGAGATAGTAGCCTCCACCTTTCCCTTTTTTACTTCCAAGAATACCTCCTCGTTTGAGTTCGAGCAGAATAATCTCAAGGAACTTCAATGAGATTCCTTTCTCTTGAGCAATGTTAGAAATCTGCACAGGACCTTCGCCTTCCTTTTCCACAAGATAGGTGAGCGCATGAAAGGCGTATTGTGCTTTTTTGGAGAGCATAATGCGAATATAATGTCCTGATTTGACTTCTCATTTTCTGACAGATATTCATCGTAATTTATGATGATTTGGTCTTCATAAATGGAGTCTTTATCTGGCGAATTGTGCAGTTTAGCGAAGTGGGAATGCCTAAAATCCAAGAATTGTTGAAAAAATTCAGAATGGCTGTATCCCTTGATGGTCCTGCTTTTACCGGTTCGTAGGAATATTCCTACGACGATGTAGGACGGAAAAATTTCGTCTCACTGTGGGAAATTTTGTTATTTTGGATATGGT
Coding sequences within it:
- a CDS encoding phosphoadenylyl-sulfate reductase translates to MELMTAIKQLRSDFQQVIGEHSSLVFTSSLGEEDQVITHLIAQNNWPVTIATLDTGRHFPQYYELLERTQRLLDQAIKVYSPQASAVEDFVDSYGINGFYTSVEARKACCAVRKIQPLKRALAQAEVWVTGLRAEQSENRQDTPKYQRDAMTNTLKFNPLVDWSKEMIDQYIEENKVPTNPLHKQGYVSIGCQPCTRAITDGEHPRNGRWWWESSKKECGLHA
- a CDS encoding DUF2061 domain-containing protein, encoding MFLDKTIERSLPENGEARSPWHSFLKTLSWRILGTIDTIVISWLITGTLELALSIGGIEVVSKMILYYFHERVWERFSVRTKKGRSWN
- a CDS encoding RrF2 family transcriptional regulator, which codes for MLSKKAQYAFHALTYLVEKEGEGPVQISNIAQEKGISLKFLEIILLELKRGGILGSKKGKGGGYYLIKSPKEVPLSKVIRLIDGPIALLPCVSLNFYEPCEHCTEDGCGLNGVMAEVRDATLLILERKTLADIAKG